Part of the Nerophis ophidion isolate RoL-2023_Sa linkage group LG11, RoL_Noph_v1.0, whole genome shotgun sequence genome is shown below.
agtgacacccaatatcaaagttccatttaaaccagtgtggttggcactgggagcaggtgggtaaagtgtcttgcccaaggacacaacggcagtaactaggatggcacaagcgggaatcgaacctgcaaccctcaagttgctggcacggccactctaccaaccgagctatgccgccttaaaactcatttgtatactctagcctttaaatagacctcctttttagaccagttgatctgccgcttcttttctttttctcctatgtcgatcccctcccttgtggagggggtccggtccgatgaccatggatgaagtactggctgtccggagtcgagacccaggatagaccgctcgcctgtgtatcggttggggacatctctacgctgctgatccgcctccgcttgggatggtttcctgtggacgggactgtcgctgctgtcttggatccgctttcaactgaactctcgcggctgtgttggagccactatggattgaactttcacagtattatgttggacccgctcaacatccattgagggggggttgcccacatttgaggtcctctccaaagtccatagtcagcattgtcactggcgtcccactgggtctgagttttccttgcccttatgtgggttcttccgaggatgttgtagttgtaatggtttgtacagtcctttgagacatttgcgatttagggctgtataaataaacattgattgattgattgattgacatattaagtagcgtaccgcacgttgtgtaaacattacacaccgaggcacaacacacagcatgctagcagtgaccgggttacgatagactgaccaaaccgtctcttttcaccggacatgtcctcttttgcggggctgtccgggtggagtttcttaaatgattcaaatgtccggcattttaagttaggggttgcgtgtattttcaatgtacgttccggattaagaaggggttaaaaacaaagagTATTTGTGCACGcggcagcattcgtgagggaggggcagagacagagagagcgagagagttatgataaacacgcatgcgtcgccaggctctgtttTTTACCcctagatttatcagattttattttttattatctatagcagggtcaaattggccctagtgtgtgaatgtgagtgtgaattttgtctgtctatctgtgttggccctgcgatgaggtggcgacttgtccagggtgtaccccgccttccggcgccagtgccccccgcaaccccaaaagggaataagcggtagaaaatggatgggatggatatagcaggggtgtcaaaagtgtgccccagaagccatttgcggctaatgttttaaagacccacgaaacattctaaaaatactattaaaataaacaaaaacataaacaaaagtgaaataaaaaagcttaaaggctaaatgtaatttagaaaaagttgcaacgttgactaatgaaacaaagctgtttttttctttctttcaaactttcatagctcaaaacataatattgaatcaaaatcaatgttttttctatttttttttctatggcttattccctttcggggtcgcggggggcgctggcgcctatctcagctacaatcgggcggaaggcagggtacaccctggacaagtcgccacctcatcgcagggccaacacagatagacagacaacattcacactcacattcacacactaggtccaatttagtgttgccaatcaacctatccccaggtgcatgtctttggaagtgggaggaagccggtgtacccggagggaacccacgcagtcacggggagaacatgcaaactccacacagaaagatcccgagcctggatttgaacccaggactgcaggaatttcgtattgtgaggcagacgcactaacccctctgctaccgtgaagcccaaaatcaatgttattatgaattattgacctatctcaggttccaaatacttcacatttaatattccactaagaaaaatatttttggtggaaaattttgcaaaattagtaaataaataaccaaaaaaatttatatcttgttgttttcttactgtactgaaaataacccgaaccgtgacctctgaataGAGTACCGAACCGAAaatgttgtgtaccgttacacccctagtgagtaccctttgagaaaaaaaaaaacaggaacattTGCCGTGCACTTCCTGAAAGAAAATTTTGAAAATCTAAATTATGCttcctgcaattgggtgcatttctacactaCACTTTATTTAAAACCGGGGTTCCCATCACGTCGATCTCGAGCTACTGGTTgatcgtggagggtgtgtcagtcgaccgCCAGGAAGGCATTAAAAAAACGTACCTAAAAATTTgcgatcaatcttcaccaagacgtccctttagtcacttgattgacattaacGGCACCCGAGTGTCTTGTGAgaggacgctggctgctgcgagatcgttattaagaaaaaatgaccgacaggaaggcgagaaacactttttatttcaacagactctgacgctgtacctgctgtcaaaatgtcaaaaagttccagtcttcacaataaaagcgctgcttcatcctgcctttGCTAACATAATAAgagcctcagaaagctggcgtgccaatgtatttcttgttaagtgtataaaaatgagtatggaagctggacaaataagatgctaaaaaacaaccactttcatgtggtattggacagaaaggaggtcttttttctcctccattcaaaaatgcggacgttatcatcactactgtctgattccaataaatgcaagtcatcagaatcaggtaatacaccaacttatatactTGTCTGCATGaaatgaatatatacacacacatatacatatatacacatatacatatatatatatatatatatatatatatatatatatatatatatatatatatatatatatatatatatatatatatatatatatatatatatatatatatatggcagaggggttagtgcgtctgcctcacaatacgaaggtcctgcagtcctgggttcaaatccaggctcgggatctttctgtgtggagtttgcatgttctccccgtgaatgcgtgggttccctccgggtactccggcttcctcccacttccaaagacatgcacctggggataggttgattggcaacactaaattggccctagtgtgtgaatgtgagtgtgaatgttgtctgtctatctgtgttggccctgtgatgaggtggcgacttgtccagggtgtaccccgccttccgcccgattgtagctgagataggcgccagcggcccccgcgaccccgaaagggaataagcggtagaaaatggatggatggatatagatatatatatatatatatatatatatatatatatatatatatatattttacggaaggttttttgtagagaataaataatgaaaaaaacacttaattgaacggtttaaaagaggagaaaacacgaaaaaaattaaaatgaaattttgaatcatagtttatcttcaatttcgactatttaaaattcaaaattcaaccgaaaaaaatgaagagaaaaactgatttgaatctttttgaaaaaaaaatatatatatacatggaacatcattattaatttttcctgattaagattaattttaaaattttgatgacatgttttaaataggttaaaatccaatctatactttgttataaaatataacaaataggaccaagctatatttctaacaagtacaaatcattatttcatctagattttccagaactaaaattttcaaagaaattcaaaagactttgaaataagatctaaatttgattctacagattttctagatttgccagaatatttttttaaaattttaatcataataagtttgaagaaataattcacaaatattcttcgtcgaaaaaacagaagctaaaatgaagaactaaattaaaatgtatatattattctttacaataaaaaaaattgtcaggaaagaagaggaagaaattccattcattcattttctaccgcttattccctttcggggtcgcgggggcgctggcgcctatgtcagctacaatcgggcggaaggcggcgtacaccctggacaagtcgccacctcattgcagggccaacacaaattgaaaaggtaaaaaggtatgtgtgtttaaaaatcctaaaatcctttttaaggttgtattttttctctaaaactgtctttctgaaagttataagaagcaaagtaaaaaacaaaaaaaaaagaatttatttaaacaagtgaagacagagtctttcaaatattttcttggattttcaaattctatttgagttttgtctctcttagaattacaaatgtcgagcaaatcgagaccagcttgctagtaaataaatacaatttaaaaaatagaggcagctcactggtaagtgctgctatttgagctattttttttagaacagaccagcgggcaactcatctggtccttacgggcaccacgttggtgacccctgccctagaagttgcccacatatgcagtcctctccaaggtttctcttagtcatcattgtcaaagtcacactggggtgagtttttccttgccctgtcgTTGTGGTtcgtacagccctttgagacacttgtgatttagggctatttaataaacattgactgattgacatGATTGAAGTAGTCACCTGCCGGACAGGAGCAAGGACAACTTATCAATGGTGGTCTTCCCCTCCACGGCGAAGCAGTGGTCCTTCTCTATGGTGTGGATGTCTCCCTCGCAGCAGGAAACTATCTTCCCGTATTGTGGGAGTGACACTCCCAGCTTTTTAAAGAGGCAGTTGTAAAGGTCCTGGAAGTCCCTTTTGAAGGAGACGTTCTTGAGTCTGTAGGCGACGTGGACCAGCTGGCCCAGAGACGCCGCAAAGAGCGCCAAACACCACAGGAAGGCGTCCGGTGCGCATGCGTGGCCCCAAGCCCACAGAGAAGTGCAGAAGAAGCCCAACGTCAGGAAGGTGAAGAAATATAAATGTCCGTAAAAGCCGCTCCCTCCCATGAAGCCCAAAAATAGGAAGATGTTGGCGAGGTGGAAGACGGAGCCCTCGGAGCCGTCTTGCCATTTCTCACACAACGGGTAGTACGCGCCTTCTGTGGGCTTCACCGTGAAGTTCATGGCTTCGAAGTCAGGAGGCTCCATCTtttccaaaagaaaaaaaattaatataaacaaaaaaaaacaacaacaaatgtcaCCTGTAGTCAAGTCCTTAGTAGCAGTGCACACGCAGTCCGGACACCTGACTGTGTCAAGTTTCCGGTGTTAAGCCGCGGTTGGACCGGAAACAGCGTTTaagctgtaaaaataaaagtaccGTTTTtacagtgtgatttttttttttttaaccttcgtcttgtgttagggtcggcaccgacccgttttagtttttaaatgcataaaaacaccatccatccatccatttttctaccgcttattccctttcggggtcgcgggggggctggcgcctatctctgctacaatcgggcggaaggcggggtacaccctggacaagtcgccacctcatcgcagggccaacacagatagacagacaacattcacactcacattcacacattagggccaatttccatccatccatccattttctaccgcttattccctttcggggtcgcggggggcgctggcgcctatctcagctacaatcgggcggaaggcggggtacaccctggacaagtcgcctcctcatcgcagggccaacacagatagacagataacattcacactcacattcacactagggccaatttccattcatccatccattttctaccgcttattccctttcggggtcgcggggggcgctggcgcctatctcagctacaatcgggcggaaggcggggtacaccctggacaagtcgccacctcatcgcagggccaacacagatagacagacaacattcacactcacattcacactagggccaatttccatccatccatccattttctaccgcttattccctttcggggtcgcggggggcgctggcacctatctcagctacaatcgggcggaaggcggggtacaccctggacaagtcgccacctcatcgcagggccaacacagatagacagacaacattcacactcacattcacactagggccaatttccatccatccattttctaccgcttattccctttcggggtcgcggggggcgctggcgcctatctcagctacaatcgggcggaaggcggggtacaccctggacaagtcgccacctcatcgcagggccaacacagatagacagacaacattcacactcacattcacacactagggccaatttccatccatccatccattttataccgcttactcccttttggggtcgcggggggcgctggcgcctatctcagctacaatcgggcgggaggcggggtacaccctggacaagtcgccacctcatcgcagggccaacacagatagacagacaacattcacactcacattcatacattagggccaatttccatccatccatccattttctaccgcttattccctttcggggtcgcggggggcgctggcgcctatctcagctacaatctggcggaaggcggggtataccctggacaagtcgccacctcatcgcagggccaacacagatagacagacaacattcacactcacattcacacactagggccaatttccatccatccatccattttataccgcttactcccttttggggacgcggggggcgctggcgcctatctcagctacaattgggcggaaggcggggtacaccctggacaagtcgccacctcatcgcagggccaacacagatagacagacaacattcacactcacattcacacattagggacaatttccatccatccatccatttcctaccgcttattccctttcggggtcgcggggggcgctggcgcctatctcagctacaatcgggcggaaggcggggtacaccctggacaagtcgccacctcatcgcagggccaacacagatagacagacaacattcacactcacattcacactaggtctcatttccatccatccatccattttctaccacttattccctttcggggtcgcggggggcgctggcgcctatctcagctacaatcgggcagaaggcggggtacaccctggacaagtcgccacctcatcgcagggccaacacagatagacagacaacattcacactcacattcacacactagggccaatttccatccatccatccattttataccgcttactcccttttggggtcgcggggggcgctggcgcctatctcagctacaatcgggcggaaggcggggtacaccctggacaagtcgccaactcatcgcagggccaacacagatagacagacaacattcacactcacattcacacattagggccaatttccatccatccatccattttctaccgcttattccctttcggggccgcggggggcgctggcgcctatctcagctacaatcgggcggaaggcggggtacaccctggacaagtcgccacctcatcgcagggccaacacagatagacagacaacattcacactcacattcacacactagggccaatttccatccatccatccattttataccgcttactcccttttggggtcgcggggggcgctggcgcctatctcagctacaatcgggcggaaggcggggtacaccctgcacaagtcgccacctcatcacagggccaacacagatagacagacaacattcacactcacattcacacactagggccaatttccatccatccatccattttataccgcttactcccttttggggtcgcggggggcgctggcgcctatctcagctacaatcgggcggaaggcggggtacaccctggacaagtcgccacctcatcgcagggccaacacagatagacagacaacattcacactcacattcacacactagggccaatttccatccatccattttataccgcttactcccttttttgaggtcgcggggggcgctggcgcctatctcagctacaatcgggcgggaggcggggtacaccctggacaagtcgccacctcatcgcagggccaacacagatagacagacaacattcacactcacattcacacattagggccaatttccatccatccatccatttcctaccgcttattccctttcggggccgcggggtgcgctggcgcctatctcagctacaatcgggcggaaggcggggtacaccctggacaagtcgccacctcatcgcagggccaacacagatagacagacaacattcacactcacattcacacattagggccaatttccatccatccatccattttctactgcttattccctttcggggtcgctggcgcctatctcagctacaatcgggtggaaggcggggtacaccctggacaagtcgccacctcatcgcagggccaacacagatagacagacaacattcacactcacattcacacattagggccaatttccatccatccatccattttctaccgcttattccctttcggggtcgcggggggcgcttgcgcctatctcagctacaatcgggcggaaggcggggtacaccctggacaagtcgccacctcattgcagggccaacacagatagacagacaacattcacactcacattcacacactagggccaatttagtgttgccaatcaacctatccccaggtgcatgtctttggaagtgggaggaagccggagtacccggagggaacccacgcagtcacggggagaacatgcaaactccacacagaaagatcccgagcctggatttgaacccaggactgcaggacctttgtattgtgaggcagacgcactaacccctctgccaccgtgaagcccgcataaaaacaccacatacatttatttttttgcatcaaagctttttgactttgtcaggaacctctttgtcaacaaaataaaacattttattttttttcactaaattttaaaatgctctggtagaaattatgcccttggtgttgttagtgtcggtttcgacccagttctaaaaataagatgataaagaaatgataagagccaaaactgaacacactgacagccagctcctctcccaatcatgtgagctttagtggattctcattttaccttgtcatcctgtacaaaaacaaacaaaagatggacactaaaagtgtcactttttgccactctgattttgtttttttattagttttggaactagtaatctatttctcttggtttcatttgcttgactggttgttgtttgtttgatgttggatttctgttgctgaaaaaaatatgttttagcctttttcttgaagtaaatatatatgggtcgaaattgacccgtaacaccatagatgttactatagttaaaattcttaaaatgaaaaaataaataaaacacatttatttaagagatgtgttctaataccccttagtaatagttaggtaacacaccaaccttttttttatttatatgattctcttgaggttcgttttaccatttttaaaaattgaaatcgaggggtttactgacaaaaaaaaggcccaatggcccaaaccaaaaatattaaaaccaatattttcaaggataaggaagcctaacaaggtaaccaagagatgggaaacaaattggatgatagataattgtttttagtgtattttacagctgatttaagacatgggtcaaaaccgacccgttaacataagagatggtaacagaaagctaacacaagaggaaggttaatgcagggtttcccacgcattcatttatttgtggcggcccgccacgaaagaattacggccaccacaaataaaatatatatacatatatatatttttttttcagcttttgacttgctcgaccactcataaaagcaatgggactctgtctg
Proteins encoded:
- the popdc3 gene encoding popeye domain-containing protein 3, producing MEPPDFEAMNFTVKPTEGAYYPLCEKWQDGSEGSVFHLANIFLFLGFMGGSGFYGHLYFFTFLTLGFFCTSLWAWGHACAPDAFLWCLALFAASLGQLVHVAYRLKNVSFKRDFQDLYNCLFKKLGVSLPQYGKIVSCCEGDIHTIEKDHCFAVEGKTTIDKLSLLLSGRIRVTVQGEFLHYIYPFQFLDSPEWDSLRPSEEGVFQVTLSADNPCTYVAWRRKKLYLLFAKHRYLARIFALVVRNDIADKLYSLNDKAFDCAGHRYDLRLPSYCHMPETELETADVVPEVPAQE